The genomic DNA tttttacctatgttagatttttttttttttttttactttttactttcaaaaattttaatacataataaaatactttaaaattaaCCTATATAAAAAATAGCTGTTTCTTTGAAAGAGCAaggaattttaaaataattagatttttaatattaaataaagtgTGTTAAAATACTTGACTAATTTTTCCCAATGAcggttaaattatttaaaattattttataaccttaaatattttatgttttcactgcaatttatctatttataattttttggaatattttcaccaaataaagatttttctgatttttttctctgaatgaAGCTTTGCTGCAGAGGGGTGTGTGCCGTCGCTGCGTCATGACGTCATGTTACCGTAGAAACAGCGGAAGCGTTTACACGCTGCGTGCTATCAGCTAACAGAGCTAGCTCGTCAGAGGGCGGTTGGTGTCCTTCTGATTTTTAACTGAACGTTTGAAGCCCAGCAAGTGACCGGAAGTGCTTTTTAACTGACTGATGTAACGTTTGTGTCACTCTGTGCTCTCAGAACACAAACAGGAGACAGGTGAGGCACTGCGGATACTCCGGAAACACTTCATCAGGCCAACACTGCAGGGCATTACTGTGTACCTGTACTTTAAAGGCACTTTACCTGAGCGCGTGCGACCCTTTCAAACATGTGCCGTTCAACATGTTGCAGTTTGTGCTGCGCTGATTTCCTACTTTGTGAATTTCACCTCTACGGAGGCCCACACGGTCATTTCAAGATCTTGTATCTAAAGTAAATTTTTATAATCTCTTTATATTCACTTCtaaatgcagctttctgcaggtTGTGACTTATTTAACTCTAAAGGTTTAACTTAAGTATTTCTGTCAacataatttaattaatttttttctaaaacaatTGTtgaaagttggaaaaaaaagtttaacaatCTGGAAATATTTGAACGATGATTTAATCTAGTACATTTACGATttttacaatttatttttatatatattttatattatataatataaatataatactaTATATAATGTGTATATATTACACATTATTACGATTATTTACAATCATGATTGAATCTAgcctatttaaaaatatatatttttagtattaaaggttttgtttttaattagttttttttttttaatgccaaatgTATCATACatataaattaaatagaaatacataaaaaatattagtACATTTCAATTAATATAAATTTTctcttaaactttaaaatatatcgtaacattttaatatttctactaatttaaattaaatatttataaaatagtttttactatttttattaACCACAAAAGATAAAAGTAAACATTTACTaaagtttcatttaaaatgtaatttaaaaaattacaatacaatttttttattctcattttatatttatttttgactaaacttgtaatattttcttttttaaataacattagtttcattttatgattttaaaatatttttaatattctttgtaaaaataaaattatggtGTTCATATTTTACAACAGATATGTCAGAAATAACTTTTTGTTTACAGGAAGTCGTCCCACACAGATGGAGGTGCTGACAAAGCCTgagggggaggatgaggaggacaagCTGGTGTCAGAGCTGAAGAGGCAGCTGGAGGATGAAGACCTGACCCCGGAGGAGAAACTCACACTGCTGACTGAAGGCTTAAACAGTGAGAGACTCACTTCCTGTCGCTTCCACAGTTATTCACGCTTATTTCACAATAAGAGCATGAATAACTGTGTTTCCTCTGATGTTTCCTGCGGCAGACGCTCTGAACTCAGCGGCAGTCCACGTGAACAGCGGTGAACTGTCTCGCCTGAAGTCTCGGTTGTATCTGAGTGGCGTGCTGAGTCAATGCGTCCTCTCTCTGCATCCCAGCAGGCTGCGGGGCAACCTGAGCGCCGCCGCCACACTCGCCCACCTCACCAGGTAACGTCAGAGGACAGTTTCACTTTAAACTCAATTTATTTGAAGGTGGACAGAAATCCAacacctgtctgtctgcagctccTGCTGTGTGGGGGCGGAGCCTGGCCACCACTCTGAATCCTTTCATCAGCTCTTCCTGCCATCAGTCGTGGATGCCCTGCTGTCATTGGCTGCTCAGCTGGTGAACCGAAGTGAGGTGAGAAACTACAATTTGGTGAATGTTTGAACCGAACTGCAGTCGGACTGAagaagtaagtgtgtgtgtgtgtttgtgtgtgtgtgtttgtgtgtgtgtgtcagaatgCGTCTCTCCTCAGGAAGGTGATGGACTCAGTCGGCTGGCTGCTCGCCGCTCACACTCAAATCACAGAGAAAGGTcagctgcacacaaacatgcagctccCAGTGTGGATCAGTCCACTGCTGAAAGTAGTCCCACAGTGTGCCAAActtatcgtgtgtgtgtgtgtgtgtgtgtgtgtgtgtgtgtgtgtgtgtgtgtgtgtgtgtgtgtgtagtcctCAGCTCCATCCACTATGAAGAGATCCAGATGTGTGATGATGCCACCGTGTCTCTGCTCTGCATCCAGATGTGGATTCAAACCTGCACAGCCAACAGGTAACATGCCACTCCCTGTCTGTGACTGTGTCAATAAAGTTTATTCAAAGTCTCTCAGGGTAAACTGACCTGTAAGAGAGAAAAGCATCTGGAAACTTCAGGTTCAGATGTTACCACTGGTTTTACTGGGCATCATTTAAACTGGGATCATGAGCACACACAgcctcactgctgagctgcttcCTCTCTCTGCAGTGACTTCCTGTCTGGGTTGAGCAATGACTCCATCCTCCTGCTGCTCAACGAGGCAGTTGGCCAATTAGCTCTCAGCTCTGACTCTACAGTGGGTGGGGCCTCCATCAGATTGATCCTCCTCATGGCCAATCAGCTGGGGCGCCGCTTCCGGCCCCTGCTCCTCAGCTTCAGAGGTCAGTGGTCAATCTGCATGTAAATGTCACAGCAGctgaaaggtcagaggtcactgtgTGTCTCTGCCTCTGCAGGTCTGGACAGCCTGCTGCACAAAGACTGGAGGGGGCGTGGCTTCGACCAGGCCGTAGATCAGGTGGTCACTCTTATCCAATCAGAGAAGGATGCTGTTAGTCAGTCACAGGTTGGTCCActttattaatgtttaaattttaatatttttttttctgaagtctgaatttatttttcagtgttgaacttttctttttaaaataattaaaaaaatatattttattggttaattttatattttgattttttttcctttagtttatttattgttttatcttAAAACATTTCTCTAAAATCTTCAGAaatataaatgatttttttggtatttttcactTCAAATGTTTTATATTATCTATTTCAAAAAACTTTACTTATTTGAATGTAAAAATATGGTATTTAACTATTTAAAAATATCAGTTAATAAAGTTTTCAATTTaataaagttacatttattattttcatcattacaatttttttcaatatttaaaaaaacttttcataATATTTCTAATATACTCAAATCATTAGGAAGCTGAATCAGCCAAGAAGTAATAAATGATTTACTTACTTAATGTTGCCTAGTTTATCAAAATCattgttgtatttatttatttatacttggcctgacctctgacccctggTGTTCGGTGCAGGTGAGCAGTGAGCATGTGCGGGCGGCGTGTGTCATCCAAGCAGCCTGGAGGTCGTATCAGACCAGACGCAGAGTGAAGAGTCTCAGCAGAGCGGTCAGCTTCCTGCAGAGGAAGTACAGGTGACTACTTCCTGTCATTTGCGTCTGTGCGGCTCGACTCTGTGACAGGTCTGTGCCTGGAGCCGAGGCGGCGAGCTGCAGAGATCTTTAAATGACAGAACTGAAGCGGAACAGCAGAAATAGAgttggaatattttttttaatcttcctaATGGACAAATTCAGTTACAGAAACGAAGTCCTGCAGACTCCCTCGCTCTTCTCCAAACTCTCTAAAGGAACTTGAAGCACTCATCTGTCCTCAGACGGCCTCCATAAGCTCGACAGtgtcaaacacatttttcatctgAGTTCAAATATTTGTGTgactttgttgtgtgtttgtgtgaacacatttttacatgGTCAGAGTTTAATGATGTGTGAAAAACTTGTTCTTCAAACCAAAACTGTAGCCATGTTTTACACAtttgctgcagcttctctcGGGTAGTTTCACTGTAAAGCCTCTTTTCTACTAGTTCCTACTCGACTCGACTCGACTTGGTTTCGGTCGTTTTCCACTACAGTTGAGTAGCGCCTCACTGTGGGTGGGGTCGTTATAGCAAGGCGGCTTCTAACTCCACATCTAACTCTGGTTTCTGCTGTCGGCCACCAAGCACAGCAACGTTTGCAGCATCTGTCAGTGTGTAGCCACTTCCCTCGTTGCTGGGTTTCAAAAACGTCGTGTTTGATTCTGATGAAGGCGTTACTttcatgactcatctagtgacgTCACttcctggccaatcagtggcacgCAGACGGCTAACGTCACATTTTCTGCTCGGCTCAGCTCGCTCAGAACCACAGCTGAGTAAAATGTGCCGGGTACCACCAGCtgatggaaaaccctaaaaacatGCAGCTGGAAACACTTTAACTTCCTGAAGGAAGCTCTGCTCCATCGGCCGTCTCCCTTCACTCGAGTACAGCAACCTCACAGACACTGatatcctgtgtgtgtgaatgtgtatgtgtgtgtgtcagggctcggaggaggcagcagcagcagcagaaggaggCACAGCTGTGGGAGGAGGAGCTGAGGTATCAGGTAAACCTGCTTCAGTGTCGAGTTTCTGATTCATGTGACAAAACTGACGTGTGTTCTCCTGTCAGAGCGCCGTCATCGTGTGCACAATAAAGAAACTGTGTTATTGTGGTCAAACGGGAACTTGAGAACTTTACATGCAGAACTTTTGTCTCCTGTATCGTCCTAACTGCCTCCAGAGTTCCAGTTGAtggtgaaatgaatgaataatcTAATGTTAACGCTGCAGGTGTTTACTAACCTGTGTTTCATTCACTAAAGCTTTTGATctgttgcaggtgtgtgtgaggCGTCAGCAGGCGAGGAGGAGGTTCCATCAGAAACAgagacagctgctgcagctgcttcctGCAGGTGAGACCCCGTCAGGACGGGACAGCCCACCCAAAACCACGTCGTAGTGTTGAACCTCAGACTCGCCCACTCCTGGTCGGAGTCTGCAGTCAGAGCTCCGTCTCTGGGTTTAACATCCAGGAAAGGAGATGCTTCCACCTCTCAGGGTCCATAAAGTCTAACTGAGCTGCACAGCCTAATGTTCACCCCTGTCACTGATTTCTCTGCATTTGAAGGTTTTAATCTCAGTTTCACAAAGCTTTAAACATCCAAACAAAAAACCTGTTCAGATTTCTGATATTCAGGatgaagaaaagcagcaaatattcagatttttgagggtaaaaacacatcagacacTTACTGAGTTTAGATTTAGgctcaaacagcagctgtactGACACATCCAGGtgctttggtttggttttagGGTTCTGGGTTAAACTGGTGGGTTCCTGACACTCTAATTAACacttttatttaagaaaataacCAAAGCTGTGACCTGAATAGATTCAGCACCCGTCTCTGCGTTCAGACCAGGTGCAGTCGTATCTGCAGGAGTGCGAGCGTCGAGCGGCCGTGGTCATCCAGAGCTTCTGGAGAGGCTTCAGAGACCGACGATGCTTCAACAGCACACAGCGACACACACTCAGACGGGAGCGAGCAGCCAGGACGCTGCAGAGAgcggtacacacacacacacacacacacacacaagtggaaCACGTCTACAGCTGGTTGATGCATTCACTGactcctttcttctctttcttttctctcaggtGCGTCGTTTTCTACAGAAGCGGCGAGCAGCAAACGCCCCGCCCCTCCCTCCTTTCTGGATTGGTCAGAAAGGGTTGACAGACAGTCGGAGGGCGGAGCTTAAGCAGCAGGTGGATGATTACATCTCTACACAAAAAGTAAGAAATGCAATTCATAAAGTCTTCACCTGTTACCCACGATGCTTTGCACACTGCtgatctatgtgtgtgtgtgtgtgtgtgtgtgtgtgtgtgtgtgtgtgtgtgtgtgtgtgtgtgtgtgtgtgtgtgtgcgtgcacgctCAGTCATCCTGTGTGTCTCCTGAGGAGTGTGCACGCCTACATGAGgaggtgcagctgctgctgctgtcggaGCTGCAGAGAGGAGCTCAGCACAGGAGAGAGGAGCAGCGGGTGGAGGCGCTGCTGgctcatatacacacacagcaggagctgCTCCgaggtctcacacacacacacactaactcaTACATCTGCAGATCTGAGATCAGTCAGAGCAGTCACCAGTGAACATGTCGGCCCTACAGATGCCCCTCCCCTCTCTGTTGTCACGGAGACAGACGCAGATGCCTTCCTGAGCCCGTCGGGCCCCGTTGCTGCTCGTGCCCGTGACGCCCACAACGCCATGCTGCAGGCGAGCCGGCTGCCCTGGTGGAGAACGCTGGGAGACACAGACGTGCATCACACGGATACATTCGGCTCTGCCCACCTTgcggagctggaggaggagctcGGAGGACTGTACATAGGAGGGACGGTGGCGGTCAACAGGCACACTGAGGTGGACAGAGTCCATCTATAAGGTGATCTGAGTGACTGCTTTACTAAGAATGACTCGAAGGTGAAACACGAGGATTTTATTGACACAGACGCTGCTAATAGAAACAAAATGTGACTCTTGGACTGTTTTCACAGCTGAACATGTGAGAATCAGGTCCCTGTGCTTTAGGGTCCTGGACGACAGCATTTACCTTTAACTAGAGTTTACCTGGGCGCTCTGATCGGGTAGTGTTGAGAACAGCCTGCATGATATGAACCACAGCACTACAATGTTTTTTTGTATGCTATAATCTATGCAACAACACTGTGAGGACCTGTGAGATCTTCACTGTATGAGTTAAAACCAGAGACTGTAAATAAAGGATGGACATCAGCCATTGACTCCTGCACTTTATTTTGAAGCCCCAAAGGTTGCCTTTTGGCATCACCATCCTGGTTTATCTGGAGCCATAAGTGACGTGTCTGGATGAGAGAGTGGAGGACTGTGTTATTAGCTTAGGCTAGTCTGTGTGGGAGCATCACACTAATTAGCTGTTTGCTCAGCTAATTAGTGCTGagcaaacatccaaataaaatcctagAATTTCTCTCACCAAACCTGGAGCTCAGACTTTGTGCACAGTTTGTTTGTGCAATTAACCGCACAGCAACCTTATTATTTCATTAACAAacctccaacagcacaaacacagaggtccagcctagcagacagctagcagctacagctgcttATCAAAGGAGcagtttaaacaggtgagttataaaatCGTGCCCTGTtcagttgttatgaaggaggaaattagcTATAGAGACCAAAGAAGGACTCCTGATGGCAGCAGAGATTCAACTCTATGCTCAAACAGCTGTTTAAGCCAATCTCCTACATGTCCCAGAATGCACCTTGATATTTGGTGGAAAACATCCACTCAGATGGTTTTCATTACTGCTTTATTGCATTAACCTTAATCAAGCACTAGAGGGAGCCACCCCCACAGCCCTGTGGCATGCTGGGATAAGGATTTTTCCCCAGCtgacaggaggaggaagaggaggatgagggacGCTTGTTTTTCGTCCCTGCACAGCCCTCGACAGACGGCGTTTGTTTCACTCATTAAAGTTTAAAGCAACTGAAGTGATCATAAAAGGtcctcaaacagcagcaggtgttaggaagctcctgctcctcctcctcctcatgatGTTCTGTGATGTCAGAGGCAACCCAGCGTGCAGAGCTGGGT from Archocentrus centrarchus isolate MPI-CPG fArcCen1 chromosome 2, fArcCen1, whole genome shotgun sequence includes the following:
- the iqcb1 gene encoding IQ calmodulin-binding motif-containing protein 1, yielding MEVLTKPEGEDEEDKLVSELKRQLEDEDLTPEEKLTLLTEGLNNALNSAAVHVNSGELSRLKSRLYLSGVLSQCVLSLHPSRLRGNLSAAATLAHLTSSCCVGAEPGHHSESFHQLFLPSVVDALLSLAAQLVNRSENASLLRKVMDSVGWLLAAHTQITEKVLSSIHYEEIQMCDDATVSLLCIQMWIQTCTANSDFLSGLSNDSILLLLNEAVGQLALSSDSTVGGASIRLILLMANQLGRRFRPLLLSFRGLDSLLHKDWRGRGFDQAVDQVVTLIQSEKDAVSQSQVSSEHVRAACVIQAAWRSYQTRRRVKSLSRAVSFLQRKYRARRRQQQQQKEAQLWEEELRYQVCVRRQQARRRFHQKQRQLLQLLPADQVQSYLQECERRAAVVIQSFWRGFRDRRCFNSTQRHTLRRERAARTLQRAVRRFLQKRRAANAPPLPPFWIGQKGLTDSRRAELKQQVDDYISTQKSSCVSPEECARLHEEVQLLLLSELQRGAQHRREEQRVEALLAHIHTQQELLRDAPPLSVVTETDADAFLSPSGPVAARARDAHNAMLQASRLPWWRTLGDTDVHHTDTFGSAHLAELEEELGGLYIGGTVAVNRHTEVDRVHL